In a genomic window of Trachemys scripta elegans isolate TJP31775 chromosome 12, CAS_Tse_1.0, whole genome shotgun sequence:
- the ACOT8 gene encoding acyl-coenzyme A thioesterase 8: MAASTSAGGLRVPAAGAGAESPGSGDLPEGEQPAPPGDLRSVLVTSVLSLEPLDLDLFRGRHYWVPVTRRLFGGQIVGQALVAAAKAVSEDVHAHSLHCYFVRAGDPTVPVLYQVERTRTGKSFSVRSVKAIQHGKPILICQASFQQTQDSPVQHQFTMPTVPPPEELLTQEELIQKYLQDPNLVEKYKLGLNKILAQEVPIEIKPVNPPEILCQLSQEPKQLFWVRARGYIGECDMKLHCCVAAYISDYAFLGTALLPHRQHPVKFMVSLDHSMWFHAPFRADHWMLYECESPWAGGCRGLVHGRLWRRDGVLAVTCAQEGVIRVTQSPAESKL, from the exons ATGGCGGCCTCCACGAGCGCCGGCGGGTTGCGGGTTCCGGCGGCGGGGGCGGGAGCCGAGTCTCCCGGGAGCGGGGACCTGCCCGAGGGGGAGCAGCCGGCGCCCCCCGGCGACCTGCGCAGCGTCCTGGTCACCAGcgtcctcagcctggagcccctggacctGGATCTGTTCAG AGGGAGGCACTACTGGGTCCCCGTCACCCGGAGGCTGTTTGGCGGGCAGATAGTGGGGCAGGCTCTGGTGGCAGCTGCCAAGGCCGTGAGTGAGGACGTCCATGCGCACTCCCTGCACTGTTACTTTGTGCGAGCAG GGGATCCCACGGTGCCGGTTCTATACCAGGTGGAGCGCACACGCACAGGAAAGAGCTTCTCTGTTCGCTCAGTGAAGGCAATTCAGCATGGGAAGCCAATCCTCATCTGCCAGGCCTCCTTCCAGCAGACCCAGGACAGCCCCGTTCAGCACCAGTTCACCATGCCCACTGTGCCGCCTCCGGAGGAGCTGCTGACGCAAGAAGAGCTAATTCAGAAATACCTGCA GGATCCCAACTTGGTGGAGAAATACAAGCTGGGACTCAACAAGATTCTGGCCCAGGAGGTGCCAATTGAGATCAAGCCTGTGAACCCACCGGAGATACTCTGTCAGCTGTCTCAGGAGCCCAAGCAGCTGTTCTGGGTTCGAGCACGAGGCTACATTG GGGAGTGCGATATGAAGCTGCACTGCTGCGTGGCTGCCTACATCTCCGACTACGCCTTCctgggcacagctctgctcccgcACCGGCAGCATCCTGTCAAGTTCATGGTGTCCCTCGACCACTCCATGTGGTTCCACGCCCCCTTCCGAGCTGACCACTGGATGCTGTACGAGTGTGAGAGCCCCTGGGCCG GTGGGTGCCGAGGGCTGGTGCATGGGCGGCTGTGGCGCAGGGATGGAGTCCTGGCTGTCACCTGCGCACAGGAAGGAGTCATCAGGGTGACGCAGAGCCCAGCTGAGAGCAAACTGTAG